A window from Polaromonas hydrogenivorans encodes these proteins:
- a CDS encoding 2-hydroxymuconic semialdehyde dehydrogenase: MKQIQNFINGEYVTNVSGKTYEKRNPVDNSLIGMVHEAGQPEVDAAVAAARAALHGPWGKLSVVERCAMLDGLVAEINHRFDDFLQAEIADTGKPAHLASHIDIPRGAANFKIFTDTIKNVSTESFEMRTPDGKTARSYGVRTPRGVIAIICPWNLPLLLMTWKCGPAMACGNTVVVKPSEATPSTATLLGEVMNKVGVPPGVYNVVNGFGVNSAGSFLTAHQGVNGITFTGETKTGTAIMKAGADGIRPVSLELGGKNAAVVFADCDFQNAVNTVTRSVFENAGQVCLGTERVYVERPIFDKFVAALKVKAEGMKPGRPFDHDTKIGPLVSKIHQKKVLSYYAKAKAEGANIVFGGGVPDMPEDLKDGCWVQPTIWTGLPETASVVREEIFGPCCHIQPFDTEEEAVRMANDTQYGLATSIYTQDISRASRLATQIEVGLCWINSWFLRDLRTPFGGSKQSGIGREGGVHSLEFYTELRNVMIKY; encoded by the coding sequence ATGAAACAGATTCAAAACTTCATCAACGGCGAGTACGTCACCAACGTCAGCGGAAAGACCTATGAAAAGCGCAACCCGGTCGACAACAGTCTCATCGGGATGGTCCACGAAGCCGGACAGCCCGAAGTGGACGCGGCAGTGGCCGCCGCCCGCGCAGCCCTGCACGGACCCTGGGGCAAGCTCTCGGTGGTAGAGCGCTGCGCCATGCTCGACGGCCTGGTGGCCGAGATCAACCACCGATTTGATGACTTCCTGCAAGCCGAAATCGCCGACACCGGCAAACCCGCCCACCTGGCCTCGCACATCGACATCCCGCGCGGCGCCGCCAACTTCAAGATATTCACCGACACCATCAAGAACGTCTCGACCGAATCCTTCGAGATGCGCACCCCGGACGGCAAAACCGCCCGAAGCTACGGCGTGCGCACCCCGCGCGGCGTCATTGCCATCATCTGCCCGTGGAACCTGCCGCTGCTGCTGATGACCTGGAAATGCGGCCCGGCCATGGCCTGCGGCAACACCGTGGTGGTCAAGCCCTCGGAAGCCACTCCCAGCACCGCCACCTTGTTGGGCGAAGTCATGAACAAGGTCGGCGTCCCCCCGGGTGTCTACAACGTCGTCAACGGCTTTGGCGTCAACTCTGCTGGCTCCTTCCTGACCGCCCACCAAGGGGTCAACGGCATCACCTTCACCGGCGAAACCAAAACCGGCACGGCCATCATGAAAGCCGGCGCCGACGGCATCCGGCCGGTATCGCTCGAACTCGGTGGCAAGAACGCGGCGGTGGTGTTTGCAGACTGCGACTTCCAAAACGCCGTCAACACCGTTACCCGCTCGGTCTTTGAAAACGCCGGCCAGGTCTGCTTGGGCACCGAGCGTGTTTATGTGGAACGTCCTATTTTTGACAAGTTCGTGGCCGCCCTGAAAGTCAAGGCCGAGGGCATGAAACCCGGACGCCCGTTTGACCATGACACCAAAATTGGCCCGCTGGTTAGCAAAATTCACCAAAAAAAGGTGTTGTCTTATTACGCAAAAGCCAAAGCGGAAGGTGCCAACATTGTCTTTGGTGGCGGCGTGCCCGACATGCCCGAAGACTTGAAGGACGGCTGTTGGGTGCAGCCCACCATCTGGACCGGCCTGCCCGAAACCGCCTCGGTCGTGCGTGAAGAAATCTTCGGCCCCTGCTGCCATATCCAGCCCTTTGACACCGAAGAAGAAGCCGTGCGCATGGCCAATGACACCCAGTATGGCCTGGCCACCTCCATCTACACCCAGGACATCAGCCGTGCCAGCCGCCTGGCCACGCAGATCGAAGTGGGCCTGTGCTGGATCAACAGCTGGTTCCTGCGCGACCTGCGCACCCCGTTCGGCGGCTCCAAGCAGTCCGGTATCGGGCGCGAAGGCGGCGTGCATTCGCTCGAGTTCTACACCGAACTGCGCAACGTGATGATCAAGTATTGA
- a CDS encoding alpha/beta fold hydrolase, whose translation MTQNPEIGQSILANGVNTNYHDVGSGFPVLMIHGSGPGVSAWANWRLTIPALAAQRRVIAPDMVGFGFSERPAGIRYGLDSWVAQAIGLLDALKIERADLIGNSFGGALALALAIRHPTRVRRLVLMGAAGVSFPITPGLDAVWGYTPSIANMRKLLDVFAFDRTLMSDELAELRYRASIQPGFQEAFSAMFPAPRQNGVEALASREEDIRALPHETLVVHGREDQVLPLSNSLTLAQWISRSQLHVFGRCGHWTQIEHAARFAQLVGNFLAEADALEA comes from the coding sequence ATGACTCAGAATCCTGAAATCGGCCAATCCATCCTTGCCAATGGCGTCAATACCAACTACCACGATGTCGGCTCCGGTTTTCCGGTGTTGATGATCCATGGCTCCGGCCCGGGCGTCAGCGCCTGGGCCAACTGGCGCCTGACCATTCCGGCGCTGGCCGCTCAGCGCCGTGTGATTGCGCCGGACATGGTGGGTTTTGGCTTCAGCGAGCGGCCTGCGGGTATCCGTTATGGCCTGGACTCCTGGGTGGCGCAGGCGATCGGCCTGCTTGATGCGCTCAAGATTGAGCGTGCCGACCTCATTGGCAACTCGTTCGGTGGCGCGTTGGCGCTGGCCCTGGCGATTCGCCATCCGACACGGGTCCGGCGCCTGGTGCTGATGGGTGCGGCGGGCGTGTCGTTCCCGATCACGCCCGGTCTGGATGCCGTCTGGGGCTACACGCCGTCGATTGCGAACATGCGCAAATTGCTCGATGTCTTTGCCTTTGACCGCACGCTGATGAGTGATGAACTGGCCGAGCTGCGTTACAGGGCCAGCATCCAGCCCGGCTTTCAGGAAGCGTTCTCGGCGATGTTTCCGGCGCCACGGCAAAACGGTGTGGAGGCATTGGCCAGCCGGGAAGAAGACATCCGCGCGCTGCCGCACGAAACACTGGTGGTCCATGGCCGCGAGGATCAGGTGCTGCCCCTGTCGAACTCCCTGACCCTAGCGCAATGGATTTCCCGTTCGCAATTGCATGTCTTTGGTCGCTGCGGCCACTGGACGCAAATCGAACACGCGGCACGCTTTGCCCAACTGGTCGGGAATTTCCTGGCCGAGGCGGATGCGCTGGAGGCTTGA
- the dmpE gene encoding 2-oxopent-4-enoate hydratase, translating to MDAKLIETLGDELFHAMSTQTVVEPLTNRHPDITIEHAYHIQQRMLSRRLQVGERIVGKKIGVTSAAVMNMLGVYQPDFGYLLDGMIYNEGQSVDASTLIQPKAEGEIAFILKKDLMGPGISNADVLAATECVMPCFEIVDSRIRDWKIKIQDTVADNASCGVFVLGNCAVDPRRIDLATCGMVLEKNGEIIGTGAGAAALGSPVNAVAWLANTLGRLGIGLKAGEVILSGALAAMSPAKAGDNFRVSIGGMGSCSVRFH from the coding sequence ATGGACGCCAAACTGATCGAAACCCTGGGCGACGAGTTGTTCCACGCCATGAGCACGCAAACCGTGGTCGAGCCGCTGACCAACCGCCACCCCGACATCACCATCGAGCACGCGTACCACATCCAGCAGCGCATGCTCTCGCGCCGCCTGCAGGTCGGTGAGCGCATCGTCGGCAAAAAAATCGGCGTGACCTCGGCCGCGGTGATGAACATGCTGGGCGTCTACCAGCCCGACTTTGGTTACCTGCTCGACGGCATGATCTACAACGAAGGCCAGTCGGTGGACGCCAGCACGCTGATCCAGCCCAAGGCCGAGGGCGAGATTGCCTTTATCCTGAAGAAAGACCTGATGGGCCCCGGCATCAGCAACGCCGACGTGCTGGCCGCCACAGAATGCGTGATGCCGTGCTTCGAGATCGTCGATTCGCGCATCCGCGACTGGAAGATCAAGATCCAGGACACCGTGGCCGACAACGCCTCCTGCGGCGTGTTCGTGCTGGGCAACTGCGCGGTGGACCCGCGTCGCATCGACCTGGCCACCTGCGGCATGGTGCTGGAGAAAAACGGTGAGATCATCGGCACCGGCGCTGGCGCTGCCGCACTGGGCTCGCCCGTGAATGCCGTCGCCTGGCTGGCCAACACGCTCGGGCGTTTGGGCATTGGCCTGAAGGCGGGCGAGGTCATTTTGTCGGGCGCGCTGGCGGCCATGTCACCGGCCAAGGCGGGCGACAACTTCCGCGTGTCGATTGGCGGCATGGGCAGTTGCTCGGTGCGCTTTCACTAA
- a CDS encoding antibiotic biosynthesis monooxygenase, with product MSTTVLDTPTGAVTVLVTRRVKAGHETAFEQASGDMTAAARAFPGYLGGQLVRPDTEGGSEDPSLYHVVFAFDTAHHLQGWQQSPARSLGLASIAQHIEGQTLRPVSGLGHWFAAPVGPQQNPPPRWKVAVVTRLGICPTVYVLFLLLGALLAPWPLLPRVMLLTALVVLIMTWAVAPQLTQLLKPWLYPAMRSKT from the coding sequence ATGTCCACGACGGTACTTGATACCCCCACTGGCGCCGTCACGGTGCTGGTCACGCGTCGCGTCAAGGCCGGGCACGAGACGGCGTTCGAGCAAGCGTCGGGCGACATGACGGCTGCTGCCCGTGCGTTCCCGGGTTACCTGGGCGGGCAGCTGGTGCGCCCGGATACCGAGGGTGGCAGCGAGGATCCCAGCCTGTACCACGTGGTGTTCGCGTTTGACACCGCCCACCACCTGCAGGGCTGGCAACAGTCGCCTGCCCGCTCCCTCGGGCTGGCGTCGATTGCGCAGCATATCGAGGGCCAGACACTGCGTCCGGTCAGCGGCCTGGGGCACTGGTTTGCCGCGCCGGTTGGCCCCCAACAGAATCCGCCGCCGCGCTGGAAAGTCGCGGTCGTCACCAGGTTGGGCATTTGCCCCACGGTGTATGTGCTGTTCTTGCTGCTCGGCGCACTGCTGGCGCCGTGGCCCTTGCTGCCCCGGGTGATGTTGCTGACCGCGCTGGTGGTCCTCATCATGACCTGGGCGGTGGCGCCCCAACTCACGCAATTACTCAAGCCCTGGCTGTACCCGGCCATGCGCAGCAAAACTTGA
- a CDS encoding SDR family NAD(P)-dependent oxidoreductase, which yields MDLQLTGKRALVTGSTSGIGWATARELAAEGAHVLINGRDPARLASAVARIQAELPGATIDGVQADLSCAAGCQRLLDAACEVDLLINNLGIFEPKAFEQIGDDDWQRFFEVNVLSGVRLSRHHLPRMKARGWGRIVFISSESGICPPAEMVQYGMTKSAQLSVSRGLAETCVGTGVTVNAVLPGPTRTEGVGAFFATLARDAGQTLAEAERDFFKYARPTSLLQRFIEPAEVAAMVTYVCSPRAAATNGAALRVEGGVVRTLI from the coding sequence ATGGATCTTCAACTCACAGGCAAGCGGGCACTGGTCACGGGCTCCACGTCCGGCATCGGCTGGGCCACGGCGCGCGAACTGGCGGCCGAGGGCGCACATGTCCTCATCAACGGACGCGACCCGGCCCGGCTGGCCAGCGCGGTGGCACGCATTCAGGCCGAACTCCCGGGCGCCACGATTGACGGCGTGCAGGCCGATCTGTCCTGCGCTGCCGGTTGCCAGCGCTTGCTGGACGCCGCATGCGAGGTGGACCTGCTGATCAACAACCTCGGCATCTTCGAGCCCAAGGCGTTCGAGCAGATTGGCGATGACGACTGGCAGCGCTTTTTCGAAGTCAACGTGCTCAGCGGTGTCCGCCTGTCGCGCCACCACCTGCCGCGCATGAAGGCGCGTGGCTGGGGCCGCATTGTTTTTATCTCCAGCGAGTCGGGCATCTGCCCACCCGCCGAGATGGTGCAGTACGGCATGACGAAGTCGGCCCAGCTGTCAGTCTCGCGCGGGCTGGCCGAAACCTGTGTCGGCACCGGCGTCACGGTCAATGCCGTGCTGCCCGGCCCCACGCGCACCGAAGGCGTGGGGGCGTTCTTTGCCACGCTGGCGCGTGACGCGGGGCAGACGCTGGCCGAGGCCGAGCGTGACTTTTTCAAATACGCGCGCCCGACCTCGCTGCTGCAACGCTTTATCGAACCGGCCGAAGTCGCGGCCATGGTCACCTATGTCTGCAGCCCGCGCGCGGCCGCCACCAACGGCGCAGCACTGCGCGTTGAAGGCGGCGTGGTGCGCACCCTGATCTGA
- a CDS encoding acetaldehyde dehydrogenase (acetylating), producing MKKIKCALIGPGNIGTDLLAKLLRSPVLEPVWMVGIDPESDGLKRAREMGIKTTSEGVDGLLPHVLADGVQIAFDATSAYVHAENSRKLNALGVMMIDLTPAAIGPFCVPPVNLMEHLGQGEMNVNMVTCGGQATIPMVAAVSRVQPVAYGEIVATVSSRSVGPGTRKNIDEFTRTTAAAVEKVGGARKGKAIIIINPAEPAMMMRDTVHCLLDTEPDQAAITASIHKMIAEVQKYVPGYKLVNGPVFDGKRVSVFLEVEGLGDYLPKYAGNLDIMTAAAARTAEMFAQEILAGTLTLSPPEAATV from the coding sequence ATGAAAAAAATCAAATGTGCCCTGATAGGGCCTGGCAACATCGGCACCGACCTGCTGGCCAAACTGCTACGCAGCCCGGTACTCGAACCCGTGTGGATGGTGGGCATCGACCCCGAATCGGACGGCCTCAAGCGTGCCCGCGAAATGGGCATCAAGACCACTTCGGAAGGTGTGGATGGGCTGCTGCCCCACGTGCTGGCCGACGGCGTGCAAATTGCCTTTGACGCCACCAGCGCCTACGTGCATGCCGAAAACTCGCGCAAGCTCAACGCGCTGGGCGTGATGATGATCGACCTGACGCCAGCGGCCATTGGCCCGTTCTGCGTGCCGCCGGTGAACCTGATGGAACACCTGGGCCAGGGCGAGATGAACGTCAACATGGTGACCTGCGGTGGCCAGGCCACCATCCCGATGGTGGCAGCGGTCAGCCGCGTGCAGCCCGTTGCTTATGGTGAAATCGTGGCCACCGTGTCCAGCCGCTCGGTCGGCCCGGGCACACGCAAGAACATTGACGAGTTCACCCGCACCACTGCAGCCGCGGTCGAAAAAGTGGGCGGTGCCAGAAAAGGCAAGGCCATCATCATCATCAACCCGGCAGAGCCCGCCATGATGATGCGCGACACCGTGCATTGCCTGCTGGACACCGAGCCGGACCAGGCCGCCATTACCGCATCCATCCACAAGATGATTGCCGAGGTGCAGAAATACGTGCCGGGCTACAAGCTGGTGAACGGTCCGGTGTTTGACGGCAAACGCGTCTCGGTGTTTCTGGAGGTGGAAGGCCTGGGCGACTACCTGCCCAAGTACGCCGGCAACCTGGACATCATGACCGCCGCTGCTGCGCGCACGGCAGAAATGTTTGCCCAAGAAATCCTCGCCGGCACGCTCACCCTGAGCCCCCCTGAAGCCGCTACCGTCTGA
- the dmpG gene encoding 4-hydroxy-2-oxovalerate aldolase, translating to MNLQGKKVTVHDMTLRDGMHPKRHLMTLDQMKTIACGLDAAGVPLIEVTHGDGLGGSSVNYGFPAHTDEEYLGAVIPLMKQAKVSALLLPGIGTVDHLLMAKDLGVGTIRVATHCTEADVSEQHISKARALDMDTVGFLMMAHMASPEKLVTQARLMESYGANCIYVTDSAGYMLPDDVRTRLGAVRAALKPGTELGFHGHHNMAMGVANSIAAIEAGANRIDAAAAGLGAGAGNTPMEVFVAVCARMGIETGVDVFKIQDVAEDLVVPMMDHVIRIDRDSLTLGYAGVYSSFLLFAKRAEQKYGVSARDILVEMGRRGMVGGQEDMIEDTAMTMARERKNSSKVAA from the coding sequence ATGAATTTGCAAGGCAAAAAAGTTACCGTTCACGACATGACCCTGCGTGACGGCATGCACCCCAAGCGCCACCTGATGACGCTCGATCAGATGAAAACCATCGCCTGCGGGCTGGACGCGGCCGGCGTTCCGCTGATCGAAGTCACCCACGGCGACGGCCTGGGCGGCTCATCGGTGAACTACGGCTTTCCAGCGCATACCGATGAGGAATACCTGGGTGCCGTGATCCCCTTGATGAAGCAGGCCAAGGTCTCTGCGCTGCTGCTGCCCGGCATCGGCACGGTGGATCATTTGCTGATGGCCAAAGACCTGGGCGTGGGCACCATCCGCGTGGCCACGCATTGCACCGAGGCCGATGTGTCGGAGCAGCACATCAGCAAGGCGCGTGCCCTGGACATGGACACCGTGGGCTTTTTGATGATGGCGCACATGGCCAGCCCGGAAAAGCTGGTCACGCAGGCCCGGCTGATGGAGAGTTATGGCGCCAACTGCATTTACGTCACCGACTCCGCAGGCTACATGCTGCCAGACGACGTGCGCACCCGCCTGGGTGCGGTGCGCGCCGCACTGAAGCCGGGCACAGAGTTGGGCTTTCATGGCCATCACAACATGGCCATGGGTGTGGCCAATTCGATTGCCGCCATCGAGGCCGGTGCCAACCGCATTGACGCCGCAGCCGCAGGGCTGGGTGCCGGTGCCGGCAACACGCCCATGGAAGTGTTTGTGGCCGTGTGCGCGCGCATGGGCATCGAGACCGGCGTTGATGTGTTCAAGATCCAGGACGTGGCCGAAGACCTGGTGGTGCCGATGATGGACCACGTCATCCGCATCGACCGCGACTCGCTCACGCTGGGCTACGCCGGGGTGTACTCGTCCTTCTTGCTGTTTGCCAAGCGGGCCGAGCAAAAGTATGGCGTCTCGGCGCGCGACATTCTGGTGGAGATGGGCCGGCGTGGGATGGTCGGCGGCCAGGAAGACATGATCGAAGACACCGCCATGACCATGGCACGCGAACGCAAAAACTCAAGCAAGGTAGCAGCATGA
- the dmpH gene encoding 2-oxo-3-hexenedioate decarboxylase: MKLDSNTIQALAEHLENCELQAHDTTKVTEEYPGMDWDDAYAIQDEIRRRKVARGSRIIGLKAGLTSHAKMKQMGVTTPVFGFMADYYAVPDGGECRVSELIHPKVEPEIAFVTKTELRGPGCHIGAVLAATDFVMPGIEVIDSRYRDFKFDLKSVVADNTSAARFVVGGQPMNVSGVDLGTVGIVLEKNGVPVAFGAGAAVLGHPAAAIAMLANHLAERGECIPAGTLILSGGITEAVSVAAGDNVTLRVQGMGSTSIRFV; encoded by the coding sequence ATGAAACTCGATAGCAACACCATTCAGGCACTGGCCGAGCACCTGGAAAACTGCGAACTGCAGGCGCATGACACGACCAAGGTCACCGAAGAGTACCCCGGCATGGATTGGGACGATGCCTACGCCATCCAGGATGAAATCCGTCGCCGCAAGGTCGCGCGCGGCAGCCGCATCATCGGCCTCAAAGCGGGCCTGACCTCGCACGCCAAGATGAAGCAGATGGGTGTGACGACGCCGGTGTTCGGCTTTATGGCCGACTACTACGCCGTGCCCGATGGCGGCGAGTGCAGGGTGAGTGAGTTGATCCATCCCAAGGTAGAGCCCGAAATCGCCTTCGTCACCAAGACCGAGCTGCGCGGTCCCGGCTGTCATATCGGCGCGGTGCTGGCGGCCACCGATTTCGTGATGCCCGGCATCGAGGTCATCGACAGCCGCTACCGCGACTTCAAGTTCGACTTGAAAAGCGTGGTGGCCGACAACACCTCGGCCGCACGCTTTGTGGTCGGTGGCCAGCCCATGAATGTGAGCGGCGTGGATTTGGGCACCGTGGGCATCGTGCTGGAAAAAAACGGCGTGCCGGTGGCCTTTGGTGCCGGCGCTGCGGTGCTCGGCCATCCAGCCGCTGCCATTGCCATGCTGGCAAATCACCTGGCCGAACGCGGCGAGTGCATCCCTGCCGGTACTTTGATCTTGTCGGGCGGCATTACGGAGGCGGTGTCGGTGGCTGCTGGCGACAACGTGACGCTGCGCGTGCAGGGGATGGGCAGCACCAGCATCCGCTTCGTCTAA
- a CDS encoding 2-hydroxymuconate tautomerase, translating into MVVRKAHMPFAQIYMMEGRTEEQKRAVIEKVSAALVEATGAPIANVRVWIQDVPKENWGIAGVSAKDMGR; encoded by the coding sequence ATAGTCGTCAGGAAAGCACACATGCCATTCGCGCAAATTTACATGATGGAAGGCCGCACCGAAGAGCAAAAGCGGGCAGTGATTGAAAAAGTGAGTGCCGCGCTGGTCGAGGCGACTGGCGCTCCGATTGCCAACGTGCGCGTCTGGATTCAGGACGTGCCCAAGGAGAACTGGGGTATTGCCGGTGTCAGCGCCAAGGACATGGGGCGCTGA
- a CDS encoding tyrosine-type recombinase/integrase: MLDVTASDPDAFFASWQAARLARADLKPMGAAGLAQAGLVWRHWLAFCTVHSIAWDAARSLDVARFCESIGPRSSLKKTSPVTRRRYWRVLRDLYAHALAGNLVAANPAEGAQPPATERVPSLALPLPMWTALNEGLYEGFPGGDDFKARRNRLALLLMMRAALTVRELIGLTLDCAQPCPEPAGSPAGPALLYTLRVRKARGGHERTLQLDPETSRALHTWLEVRPVGLPALHPGSRLIVGDRIGRAIAPNGLYNICQAHLAHCLVQAGLLAAPMPHATVDPGALAHMGPNTLRNTCIALWFNAGVPLQEIQRRCGFKDASVMSRLGAHLASPFPL, translated from the coding sequence ATGCTTGATGTGACCGCTTCGGACCCCGACGCGTTCTTTGCGTCCTGGCAGGCCGCCCGGCTGGCGAGAGCAGACCTCAAACCCATGGGCGCGGCCGGCCTGGCCCAGGCTGGTCTGGTCTGGCGCCACTGGCTGGCGTTTTGCACGGTGCACAGCATTGCCTGGGACGCGGCGCGCAGCCTTGATGTCGCCCGGTTCTGCGAGAGCATCGGCCCGCGCTCCTCCTTGAAGAAAACCTCGCCCGTCACGCGGCGGCGCTACTGGCGCGTGCTGCGCGACCTGTACGCGCATGCGCTGGCGGGCAACCTCGTCGCCGCCAACCCGGCCGAGGGCGCCCAGCCGCCGGCCACCGAGCGCGTGCCCTCGCTGGCGCTGCCTCTTCCCATGTGGACGGCGCTCAACGAAGGCCTGTATGAAGGGTTTCCCGGCGGCGACGACTTCAAGGCCCGGCGCAACCGCCTGGCGCTGCTGCTGATGATGCGCGCCGCGCTCACGGTGCGCGAGCTCATCGGCTTGACGCTGGACTGCGCCCAGCCTTGTCCGGAGCCGGCCGGGTCGCCTGCCGGGCCGGCGCTTTTGTACACCCTGCGCGTGCGCAAGGCCAGAGGCGGACATGAACGCACCTTGCAGCTCGATCCGGAGACCAGCCGGGCGCTGCACACCTGGCTCGAGGTGCGCCCGGTGGGCCTTCCTGCCCTGCACCCGGGCAGCCGCCTGATCGTGGGCGACCGCATTGGCCGGGCCATTGCGCCCAACGGCCTGTACAACATCTGCCAGGCGCACCTGGCGCACTGCCTGGTCCAAGCGGGCTTGCTGGCTGCCCCAATGCCCCACGCTACCGTCGACCCGGGCGCTCTGGCCCACATGGGGCCCAACACGCTGCGCAACACCTGCATCGCACTGTGGTTCAATGCCGGCGTGCCTTTGCAAGAGATCCAGCGCCGTTGCGGCTTCAAGGACGCCAGCGTCATGAGCCGTCTGGGCGCGCACCTGGCCAGCCCTTTTCCGCTCTGA
- a CDS encoding transposase, whose product MHRKPHSHHSPEFKEQALLKARHRGTRSILSIASELNMSPGTLKRWVLDSAKAGEQAPGETSPALDGPAAAWSPAQRLTALQESYPLNGSALAGWCREHGVFEHQLTQWREEFCTPAVPASREASSAFRELQRQHEQLQRELRRKEKALAEVAALLVLQKNFQALLEGADK is encoded by the coding sequence ATGCACAGAAAACCTCATTCACATCACTCCCCCGAATTCAAGGAGCAGGCGCTTCTCAAAGCGCGGCATCGCGGTACGCGTTCAATTCTGAGCATTGCCAGCGAGCTGAACATGTCTCCTGGCACCCTCAAGAGATGGGTGCTGGATTCAGCCAAGGCTGGCGAACAGGCACCCGGCGAGACAAGCCCTGCGCTGGACGGACCTGCAGCGGCCTGGTCACCCGCACAGCGCCTGACGGCCTTGCAGGAAAGCTACCCATTGAATGGCTCAGCCCTGGCGGGATGGTGCCGCGAGCATGGCGTCTTCGAGCACCAGCTGACGCAGTGGCGCGAAGAGTTTTGCACGCCTGCCGTACCCGCCTCGCGCGAGGCGAGCAGCGCCTTTCGAGAGCTGCAGCGCCAGCACGAGCAACTCCAGCGTGAGCTCAGGCGCAAGGAGAAAGCGCTGGCCGAGGTGGCTGCACTGCTGGTGCTGCAAAAAAACTTCCAGGCGCTGCTGGAGGGCGCGGACAAATGA